The following coding sequences lie in one Girardinichthys multiradiatus isolate DD_20200921_A chromosome 13, DD_fGirMul_XY1, whole genome shotgun sequence genomic window:
- the zgc:63863 gene encoding TBC1 domain family member 20 isoform X2, protein MRKPKKKKQNGGFGGNENGSVTRELDGGRKHKLTVIHQALIRDPVDIETLRRAAASKGGLLTDELRRKVWPKLLNINVYDLPHKPGRDVRENHKDYNQVVLDVRRSMKRFPKGMPTAERAVLQEQLIDIILEVLKRNPQLHYYQGYHDVAVTLLLVVGERMSIAMLDTLSNFHLRDFMDPTMDRTKHILNYLMPILEQVDAELHDFMIRSEVGTIFALSWLITWYGHVLSDFKHTLRLYDFFLASHPLMPIYLAATIVLHREKKVKQTECDMAMVHHLLSRIPQDLPYELLIGQAQDLFEQYPPLLLAKRAALQSRKSFSISSFQAFHLSTLHQRPDSVLQRLTRAQGSTTSRHGLVHHRAAQRDTG, encoded by the exons ATGAGAAAACccaagaagaagaaacaaaacgGAGGATTTGGGGGCAACGAAAATGGATCTGTCACAAGAG AATTGGATGGTGGAAGGAAACATAAGCTGACTGTCATTCATCAGGCATTAATAAG AGATCCAGTGGACATTGAGACCCTGAGGAGAGCTGCAGCCAGTAAAGGAGGCCTACTCACTGATGAGTTAAGGAGAAAAGTGTGGCCTAAATTACTGAACATAAATGTGTATGACCTACCACACAAGCCTG GTCGAGATGTGAGGGAGAACCACAAGGACTACAATCAAGTTGTCCTGGATGTCAGAAGGTCCATGAAGCGATTCCCTAAAG GTATGCCAACCGCAGAGAGAGCCGTACTTCAGGAGCAGCTGATCGACATCATCCTGGAGGTGCTGAAACGTAATCCTCAGCTGCACTACTATCAGGGCTACCATGATGTCGCTGTGACTCTGCTGCTGGTGGTTGGGGAACGGATGTCCATCGCCATGCTGGACACATTGTCCAATTTTCATCTCAG GGATTTCATGGATCCAACCATGGACCGcaccaaacacattttaaactatcTTATGCCCATACTGGAGCAAGTTGATGCTGAACTACATGACTTTATGATCAG ATCGGAGGTTGGAACCATCTTTGCTCTCTCCTGGCTCATCACGTGGTACGGCCACGTCCTGTCAGACTTCAAACACACTCTGAGGCTCTACGACTTCTTCCTGGCCTCCCATCCACTGATGCCCATCTACCTTGCTGCGACG atTGTGTTACACAGAGAGAAGAAGGTAAAGCAAACTGAGTGCGACATGGCTATGGTGCACCACCTGCTCTCCCGCATCCCTCAGGACCTCCCATATGAGCTTCTTATTGGCCAGGCCCAGGACCTGTTCGAACAGTACCCACCATTATTACTGGCCAAGCGGGCTGCACTGCAGTCTCGCAAGAG CTTCTCCATAAGCAGCTTCCAGGCATTTCATCTCTCCACCCTCCACCAGAGGCCAGACTCTGTTCTCCAGCGCCTCACCAGGGCCCAGGGCTCTACCACCTCCAGACATG
- the zgc:63863 gene encoding TBC1 domain family member 20 isoform X3, producing MRKPKKKKQNGGFGGNENGSVTRELDGGRKHKLTVIHQALIRDPVDIETLRRAAASKGGLLTDELRRKVWPKLLNINVYDLPHKPGRDVRENHKDYNQVVLDVRRSMKRFPKGMPTAERAVLQEQLIDIILEVLKRNPQLHYYQGYHDVAVTLLLVVGERMSIAMLDTLSNFHLRDFMDPTMDRTKHILNYLMPILEQVDAELHDFMIRSEVGTIFALSWLITWYGHVLSDFKHTLRLYDFFLASHPLMPIYLAATIVLHREKKVKQTECDMAMVHHLLSRIPQDLPYELLIGQAQDLFEQYPPLLLAKRAALQSRKSFSISSFQAFHLSTLHQRPDSVLQRLTRAQGSTTSRHEIDEK from the exons ATGAGAAAACccaagaagaagaaacaaaacgGAGGATTTGGGGGCAACGAAAATGGATCTGTCACAAGAG AATTGGATGGTGGAAGGAAACATAAGCTGACTGTCATTCATCAGGCATTAATAAG AGATCCAGTGGACATTGAGACCCTGAGGAGAGCTGCAGCCAGTAAAGGAGGCCTACTCACTGATGAGTTAAGGAGAAAAGTGTGGCCTAAATTACTGAACATAAATGTGTATGACCTACCACACAAGCCTG GTCGAGATGTGAGGGAGAACCACAAGGACTACAATCAAGTTGTCCTGGATGTCAGAAGGTCCATGAAGCGATTCCCTAAAG GTATGCCAACCGCAGAGAGAGCCGTACTTCAGGAGCAGCTGATCGACATCATCCTGGAGGTGCTGAAACGTAATCCTCAGCTGCACTACTATCAGGGCTACCATGATGTCGCTGTGACTCTGCTGCTGGTGGTTGGGGAACGGATGTCCATCGCCATGCTGGACACATTGTCCAATTTTCATCTCAG GGATTTCATGGATCCAACCATGGACCGcaccaaacacattttaaactatcTTATGCCCATACTGGAGCAAGTTGATGCTGAACTACATGACTTTATGATCAG ATCGGAGGTTGGAACCATCTTTGCTCTCTCCTGGCTCATCACGTGGTACGGCCACGTCCTGTCAGACTTCAAACACACTCTGAGGCTCTACGACTTCTTCCTGGCCTCCCATCCACTGATGCCCATCTACCTTGCTGCGACG atTGTGTTACACAGAGAGAAGAAGGTAAAGCAAACTGAGTGCGACATGGCTATGGTGCACCACCTGCTCTCCCGCATCCCTCAGGACCTCCCATATGAGCTTCTTATTGGCCAGGCCCAGGACCTGTTCGAACAGTACCCACCATTATTACTGGCCAAGCGGGCTGCACTGCAGTCTCGCAAGAG CTTCTCCATAAGCAGCTTCCAGGCATTTCATCTCTCCACCCTCCACCAGAGGCCAGACTCTGTTCTCCAGCGCCTCACCAGGGCCCAGGGCTCTACCACCTCCAGACATG
- the zgc:63863 gene encoding TBC1 domain family member 20 isoform X1: protein MRKPKKKKQNGGFGGNENGSVTRELDGGRKHKLTVIHQALIRDPVDIETLRRAAASKGGLLTDELRRKVWPKLLNINVYDLPHKPGRDVRENHKDYNQVVLDVRRSMKRFPKGMPTAERAVLQEQLIDIILEVLKRNPQLHYYQGYHDVAVTLLLVVGERMSIAMLDTLSNFHLRDFMDPTMDRTKHILNYLMPILEQVDAELHDFMIRSEVGTIFALSWLITWYGHVLSDFKHTLRLYDFFLASHPLMPIYLAATIVLHREKKVKQTECDMAMVHHLLSRIPQDLPYELLIGQAQDLFEQYPPLLLAKRAALQSRKSFSISSFQAFHLSTLHQRPDSVLQRLTRAQGSTTSRHGLEVSLPAAQGQLWREGNKVMKMAVWGLSATLGAAVFAVAQTAMDWGPDLILQLF, encoded by the exons ATGAGAAAACccaagaagaagaaacaaaacgGAGGATTTGGGGGCAACGAAAATGGATCTGTCACAAGAG AATTGGATGGTGGAAGGAAACATAAGCTGACTGTCATTCATCAGGCATTAATAAG AGATCCAGTGGACATTGAGACCCTGAGGAGAGCTGCAGCCAGTAAAGGAGGCCTACTCACTGATGAGTTAAGGAGAAAAGTGTGGCCTAAATTACTGAACATAAATGTGTATGACCTACCACACAAGCCTG GTCGAGATGTGAGGGAGAACCACAAGGACTACAATCAAGTTGTCCTGGATGTCAGAAGGTCCATGAAGCGATTCCCTAAAG GTATGCCAACCGCAGAGAGAGCCGTACTTCAGGAGCAGCTGATCGACATCATCCTGGAGGTGCTGAAACGTAATCCTCAGCTGCACTACTATCAGGGCTACCATGATGTCGCTGTGACTCTGCTGCTGGTGGTTGGGGAACGGATGTCCATCGCCATGCTGGACACATTGTCCAATTTTCATCTCAG GGATTTCATGGATCCAACCATGGACCGcaccaaacacattttaaactatcTTATGCCCATACTGGAGCAAGTTGATGCTGAACTACATGACTTTATGATCAG ATCGGAGGTTGGAACCATCTTTGCTCTCTCCTGGCTCATCACGTGGTACGGCCACGTCCTGTCAGACTTCAAACACACTCTGAGGCTCTACGACTTCTTCCTGGCCTCCCATCCACTGATGCCCATCTACCTTGCTGCGACG atTGTGTTACACAGAGAGAAGAAGGTAAAGCAAACTGAGTGCGACATGGCTATGGTGCACCACCTGCTCTCCCGCATCCCTCAGGACCTCCCATATGAGCTTCTTATTGGCCAGGCCCAGGACCTGTTCGAACAGTACCCACCATTATTACTGGCCAAGCGGGCTGCACTGCAGTCTCGCAAGAG CTTCTCCATAAGCAGCTTCCAGGCATTTCATCTCTCCACCCTCCACCAGAGGCCAGACTCTGTTCTCCAGCGCCTCACCAGGGCCCAGGGCTCTACCACCTCCAGACATG GCCTAGAAGTTTCCTTGCCTGCAGCCCAAGGCCAGCTGTGGAGGGAGGGGAACAAGGTCATGAAGATGGCAGTGTGGGGCCTGTCTGCTACGCTCGGGGCCGCCGTGTTCGCTGTGGCTCAGACCGCCATGGACTGGGGACCTGACCTGATACTTCAGCTGTTCTGA